One region of Hyphomicrobiales bacterium genomic DNA includes:
- a CDS encoding chlorophyllide a reductase iron protein subunit X: MEDAALTSLDERVDYVPRDEDGDATGLEAAAARRQTQIIAIYGKGGIGKSFTLANLSYMMAQIGKKTLLIGCDPKSDTTSLLFGGRSCPTIIATSTQKKLAGEDVAIGDVCFKRDGVFAMELGGPEVGRGCGGRGIIHGFELLEKLGFHEWDFDYVLLDFLGDVVCGGFGLPIARDMCQKVIVVASNDLQSLYVANNVCSAVEYFRKLGGNVGVAGMVINKDDGTGEAAAFAQAVGIPVLAAIPANDDIRQKSANYQIIGRPGDQWGPLFQDLAREVAEAPPRQPKPLTQDQLLGLFSAEDVGTGQHLVPATIEDMCSASSNQKKSLEVVYDNV, translated from the coding sequence TTGGAGGACGCTGCATTGACATCTCTCGACGAGCGCGTGGATTATGTTCCTCGGGACGAAGATGGCGACGCCACCGGCCTCGAGGCCGCCGCGGCGCGCCGCCAGACGCAGATCATCGCAATCTATGGCAAGGGCGGCATCGGCAAGAGCTTCACGCTCGCCAATCTCAGCTACATGATGGCTCAGATCGGCAAGAAGACGCTTCTCATCGGCTGCGATCCCAAGTCCGACACCACGTCGCTTCTGTTCGGCGGGCGCTCCTGCCCGACGATCATTGCGACCTCGACGCAGAAAAAGCTGGCAGGCGAGGATGTCGCCATCGGCGACGTCTGCTTCAAGAGAGACGGCGTCTTCGCCATGGAGTTGGGGGGACCGGAAGTCGGTCGCGGTTGCGGTGGTCGCGGCATCATCCATGGGTTCGAGCTTCTCGAAAAGCTCGGTTTCCACGAGTGGGATTTCGACTACGTGCTACTCGATTTCCTGGGTGACGTGGTCTGCGGCGGGTTCGGCCTGCCGATCGCACGGGACATGTGCCAGAAGGTGATCGTCGTCGCGTCCAACGATCTTCAGTCCCTCTACGTCGCCAACAACGTCTGCTCCGCGGTGGAATATTTCCGCAAACTGGGTGGGAACGTCGGTGTCGCGGGCATGGTCATCAACAAGGACGATGGCACCGGTGAGGCAGCGGCCTTTGCGCAAGCCGTGGGAATTCCCGTCCTTGCTGCCATTCCGGCCAACGACGACATCCGTCAGAAATCGGCCAACTACCAGATCATCGGCCGGCCCGGTGACCAATGGGGGCCGCTGTTCCAGGACCTTGCTCGCGAGGTCGCCGAAGCGCCGCCGCGCCAACCCAAGCCGCTCACCCAGGACCAATTGCTCGGGCTCTTTTCAGCGGAGGATGTCGGTACGGGGCAGCACTTGGTACCGGCCACGATCGAGGACATGTGCTCGGCTTCCAGCAATCAGAAGAAGTCGCTCGAAGTGGTCTACGACAATGTCTGA
- the bchC gene encoding chlorophyll synthesis pathway protein BchC, which yields MTTTAIVVEEPHRLVLRGVGIIEPGPTDVEVEVEHTSISAGTERLLWSGQMPAFPGMGYPLVPGYETVGRIVRPDHLGLLGVGARVFVPGSSCFRDVRGLFGGAASRLVVPSHRVLPLAIDDPEQGVLLALAATALRAVKGAALPELIVGHGVLGRLIARMVLALGGVAPTVWENNAERCAGAIGYRVCAPDEDERRDYRNVCDVSGDPAIVDELIARLAPAGEITLAGFYPGDIRMSFAPAFMKEARLRISAEWKPDDLAAVARLTADGRLSLDGLITHRLPASQAPQAYCTAFEDPSCLKMVLDWRTLH from the coding sequence ATGACCACTACCGCCATCGTTGTCGAAGAACCTCACCGCCTCGTGCTTCGCGGCGTCGGGATCATCGAACCCGGTCCGACCGACGTCGAGGTCGAGGTGGAGCACACCAGCATAAGCGCCGGTACGGAGCGCCTGCTCTGGTCGGGTCAGATGCCGGCGTTTCCCGGAATGGGCTATCCTCTTGTTCCGGGCTACGAAACCGTGGGCCGTATCGTGCGCCCCGATCATCTGGGGCTGCTCGGTGTCGGCGCCCGTGTCTTCGTTCCGGGCTCGAGCTGCTTTCGCGATGTGCGGGGCCTTTTCGGCGGTGCCGCCAGCCGCTTGGTGGTGCCGTCGCACCGTGTTCTGCCGCTTGCCATCGATGATCCGGAACAGGGCGTGCTGCTGGCCCTTGCGGCGACAGCCCTTCGCGCGGTGAAAGGCGCTGCTCTTCCCGAGTTGATCGTGGGGCATGGTGTTCTCGGCCGCCTGATCGCCCGCATGGTCCTGGCGCTCGGCGGAGTCGCCCCGACGGTCTGGGAGAACAACGCGGAACGATGCGCGGGAGCGATCGGCTACCGCGTCTGCGCGCCGGACGAAGACGAGCGCCGCGACTATCGCAACGTGTGTGACGTCTCCGGCGATCCGGCCATCGTCGACGAGCTCATCGCACGACTGGCCCCCGCTGGTGAGATCACGCTCGCGGGTTTCTATCCCGGTGACATCCGCATGTCATTCGCCCCCGCCTTCATGAAGGAGGCGCGGCTGCGGATTTCGGCGGAATGGAAACCAGACGACCTGGCGGCGGTTGCAAGGCTGACCGCCGATGGTCGCCTCTCCCTGGACGGGCTCATTACGCACCGCTTGCCCGCCAGCCAAGCTCCGCAGGCCTATTGCACGGCCTTCGAAGACCCTTCGTGCCTCAAGATGGTACTCGATTGGAGGACGCTGCATTGA
- a CDS encoding methyltransferase domain-containing protein, giving the protein MDGPANEDRVALTGERSRSGSLGTWRERFLAFRNRRLADPRFQSWASRFPLTRGVANRRARQLFDLCAGFVYAQVLQACVQLEVLESLADAPRERRDLAERMDLSDEAAERLLSAAASLGLVARLAGDRYTLGELGAALLGSVGVREMIAHHPMLYEDLRDPVSLLRDGPRPTNLRRFWGYSGNDEPAMLDAHSVAPYGRLMAASLPLVAEEILSSYTFRTHTRLLDIGGGEGAFVALLAERLPQLQLELFDLPAVATRAGEALSHAGLLDRVVVHRGDFRSGPLPEGADVATLIRVLLDHDDETALAILRTVHHALAPGGTIVIAEQMSPDRGASPTEDAYFGFYLLAMGRGRPRTVARITELANAAGFSSVREVATRRPILARVVLGAKR; this is encoded by the coding sequence ATGGACGGTCCAGCAAACGAGGATCGAGTGGCGCTCACGGGGGAGCGATCGAGGAGCGGATCACTGGGCACCTGGCGCGAACGCTTCCTTGCATTTCGCAACCGTCGCCTCGCCGATCCGCGTTTCCAGAGCTGGGCTTCGAGATTTCCACTCACCCGCGGCGTCGCCAACCGTCGCGCCCGCCAGCTTTTCGATCTGTGCGCCGGGTTCGTCTATGCGCAGGTGCTCCAGGCCTGCGTCCAGCTCGAGGTTCTCGAGTCGCTCGCCGACGCGCCGCGCGAGCGTCGCGATCTCGCCGAACGGATGGATTTGTCGGACGAGGCGGCTGAGCGCCTGCTGTCGGCCGCCGCATCCCTCGGCCTCGTTGCGCGACTGGCCGGTGACCGCTACACCCTGGGCGAACTCGGGGCGGCCCTTCTCGGCTCGGTCGGCGTCAGGGAGATGATTGCCCACCATCCTATGCTCTATGAAGACCTGCGCGACCCCGTCTCGCTGCTTCGGGATGGACCGCGCCCGACGAATCTTCGACGATTTTGGGGCTATAGCGGGAATGACGAGCCCGCCATGCTGGACGCCCATTCGGTCGCGCCCTACGGGCGGCTGATGGCGGCGTCGCTCCCGCTGGTTGCCGAAGAAATTCTCTCTTCCTATACATTCCGCACGCACACGCGATTGCTCGACATCGGTGGCGGCGAGGGAGCCTTCGTCGCGCTGCTGGCCGAGCGACTTCCGCAACTGCAATTGGAGTTGTTCGATCTCCCTGCGGTCGCAACCCGTGCCGGGGAGGCGCTGTCGCACGCCGGTCTCTTGGATAGGGTCGTGGTCCACCGTGGGGATTTCCGATCCGGACCGCTTCCCGAAGGGGCGGACGTGGCGACCCTCATTCGTGTTCTGCTCGATCACGATGACGAGACGGCACTCGCGATCCTGCGTACGGTCCACCATGCCCTCGCGCCGGGTGGCACGATCGTCATCGCGGAGCAGATGTCGCCGGACCGAGGCGCCAGCCCGACCGAGGACGCCTACTTCGGCTTCTATCTCCTGGCCATGGGGCGCGGCCGACCACGCACTGTCGCCAGGATAACGGAGCTGGCGAACGCGGCAGGCTTTTCGAGCGTCCGCGAGGTGGCTACGCGCCGCCCCATCCTCGCGCGAGTGGTGCTTGGCGCGAAACGCTGA
- a CDS encoding geranylgeranyl pyrophosphate synthase, protein MLDAGRVERRLAAAVERSRGPGAPARLGEAVAYAVFPGGARVRPKLTLCAAKACGDRDLRIAVICAAAVELLHCASLVHDDLPIFDDAAMRRGKPSVHAAFGEPLALLAGDALIVAAFEELSRVAEVDPSRLARLLTIFCAGAGMPGGIVAGQGWECEASVDIATYHRQKTGGLFAVACEAGALAAGADPAPWRRLGVRIGEAYQIADDHMDEFGDPALMGKPRGQDSACSRPNAVHRFGRDACQHRMLDLVFDGLSGIPDHDARSRMEQYVARALAVEGSERMSHAVA, encoded by the coding sequence ATGTTGGACGCAGGACGTGTCGAACGCCGATTGGCCGCGGCCGTGGAGCGCTCTCGCGGTCCCGGTGCGCCAGCCCGTCTCGGCGAGGCTGTCGCGTATGCCGTTTTCCCGGGCGGAGCGCGGGTGCGCCCGAAGCTCACGCTATGCGCGGCCAAGGCCTGTGGCGACCGCGACCTGCGCATAGCGGTCATTTGCGCTGCTGCTGTCGAGTTGCTGCATTGCGCTTCCCTGGTGCACGACGACCTGCCGATTTTCGACGACGCTGCGATGCGGCGGGGAAAGCCATCGGTGCACGCTGCTTTCGGCGAACCTCTGGCACTACTCGCCGGGGACGCCCTGATCGTCGCTGCCTTCGAGGAATTGTCCCGCGTTGCGGAGGTCGACCCGTCGCGGCTCGCGCGGCTTCTGACGATCTTTTGTGCCGGTGCCGGCATGCCTGGAGGCATTGTCGCGGGACAAGGCTGGGAGTGCGAGGCGAGCGTCGATATCGCCACGTACCACAGGCAAAAGACGGGCGGGCTCTTCGCCGTCGCCTGCGAGGCCGGCGCCCTGGCGGCCGGGGCCGATCCTGCCCCCTGGCGAAGGCTCGGGGTCCGCATCGGGGAGGCATATCAGATCGCCGACGATCACATGGACGAGTTCGGCGATCCGGCGCTCATGGGCAAGCCGAGGGGCCAGGACAGCGCATGCAGTCGCCCGAATGCGGTGCATCGATTCGGACGCGATGCGTGCCAGCATCGCATGCTCGATCTCGTCTTCGACGGGTTGTCTGGCATTCCTGACCACGACGCGCGCAGTCGTATGGAACAGTATGTCGCGCGCGCCCTGGCCGTTGAAGGTTCCGAACGAATGAGCCACGCCGTAGCCTGA
- the crtI gene encoding phytoene desaturase, which translates to MGIGTVLDRCRIVVVVGAGMAGLSAAIDLARRGHRVALFERHREAGGKLREVLHSGMAIDSGPTVLTLRAHLDALFEDAGASIDDFLALRPLETLARHAWSETERLDLFFDKARTEEAIGQFAGALAAREYRAFALEARGIYEALESRFIASERPSVFGLVRRFGVKGLPSLMRIRPYATLWSALARNFSDVRLRQLFARYATYCGSSPFQAPATLMLIAHVEGEGVWTVVGGMKRIVEALVSLARSLGVDVQCNREVTQIRVSDGRVKGVEISDGEVIEADAVIANVDVGALACGLLGPEARRAVPPVERGMRSLSALTWSLSGQVEGFPLVRHNVFFSRDYAAEFAELRAGGRVAREPTVYVCAQDRGDDPDNGLPARERLFCLVNAPPDGDRLDYGNEEIEQCWKSARSRLESCGLSIKESEHPAVVTTPTDFARMFPGTGGALYGQATHGSMGAFRRPGSRSRISGLYLAGGSVHPGPGLPMALLSGRLAASSLTSDWASTGR; encoded by the coding sequence ATGGGGATCGGGACAGTGCTCGACCGCTGCAGGATCGTCGTCGTCGTGGGTGCCGGAATGGCGGGCCTGTCGGCGGCAATCGATCTCGCCCGTCGCGGTCATCGCGTTGCGTTGTTCGAACGGCACAGGGAGGCCGGAGGAAAACTGCGGGAAGTCCTTCATTCCGGCATGGCAATCGACTCCGGACCGACGGTGCTCACGCTTCGCGCTCATCTCGATGCGCTCTTCGAGGACGCCGGTGCCTCGATTGACGACTTCCTGGCGCTTCGTCCCCTCGAGACCCTTGCCCGGCATGCCTGGAGCGAGACCGAGCGGCTCGACCTCTTTTTTGACAAGGCGAGGACCGAGGAGGCCATCGGACAGTTCGCGGGCGCTCTGGCGGCCCGCGAATATCGGGCATTCGCGCTCGAGGCTCGTGGAATTTACGAGGCGCTCGAGTCGCGCTTCATTGCGAGCGAACGCCCCTCGGTGTTCGGCCTCGTGCGGCGGTTCGGAGTCAAGGGCCTGCCCTCCCTGATGCGCATCCGCCCCTATGCCACACTATGGTCCGCGCTAGCGCGAAATTTCTCCGATGTGCGGTTGCGCCAACTGTTCGCGCGCTATGCGACGTATTGCGGCTCCTCTCCGTTCCAGGCGCCGGCGACGTTGATGCTCATTGCGCATGTCGAAGGGGAAGGTGTCTGGACGGTTGTGGGGGGCATGAAGCGAATCGTCGAGGCGCTCGTCTCGCTGGCCCGCTCCCTGGGTGTCGACGTCCAGTGCAACCGCGAAGTCACGCAGATTCGGGTCTCTGACGGTCGCGTGAAAGGGGTCGAAATCAGTGATGGCGAGGTGATCGAGGCGGATGCGGTGATCGCCAACGTCGATGTCGGGGCGCTCGCTTGCGGCCTGCTCGGACCGGAGGCTCGACGGGCCGTGCCGCCCGTCGAGCGCGGGATGCGCTCACTTTCAGCACTCACCTGGTCCCTATCGGGCCAGGTCGAGGGATTTCCCCTGGTCCGCCACAACGTCTTTTTCAGCCGCGACTACGCTGCCGAGTTCGCTGAACTGAGGGCTGGCGGTCGGGTAGCGCGCGAGCCGACGGTTTACGTCTGCGCTCAGGATCGGGGCGACGATCCGGATAATGGACTCCCTGCGCGCGAGAGACTGTTCTGCCTCGTCAACGCGCCGCCGGACGGTGACCGCCTGGACTATGGAAACGAGGAAATCGAGCAATGCTGGAAAAGCGCACGATCCAGGCTGGAGAGCTGCGGACTGTCGATCAAGGAGTCGGAGCATCCCGCGGTGGTGACGACGCCAACGGATTTTGCGCGGATGTTCCCCGGCACCGGGGGCGCCCTCTATGGCCAGGCAACGCACGGGTCGATGGGAGCATTCCGCCGGCCGGGCAGCCGGTCGAGGATTTCCGGGCTGTACCTGGCAGGGGGCAGCGTGCACCCGGGGCCCGGCCTGCCGATGGCATTGCTCTCCGGTCGCCTGGCGGCATCGAGCCTCACCTCGGACTGGGCTTCGACCGGGCGGTAG
- a CDS encoding alpha/beta fold hydrolase: MTRQHIAIAATGSQGRRKTVSGCDLEWERDGAGWPNHAASRIVDVAGQRLHVQVAGSGPVLLLLHGTAGSTHTWRDMLSPLAHHFTVVAPDLPGHAFSSYPGPVGVTLAGMAAAVVRLVHALGVEPDLIVGHSAGAAIAMRMCLDQGLAPTAIVSLNGALLPFQGIAGHLYPPLARALFTNPLAIRLVNAQARSLHRIERLVHRMGSRIDHGGLQTYARLFRSPRHVRAAIGMMAAWDLRSLERDLPRLEIRTFLVAATGDLAVPSDVAFDVADRLPYGEVILLRGLGHLAHEEDPAGAVRLIEEMWSRCGEQPPRSDP, from the coding sequence ATGACGAGACAGCATATTGCGATCGCGGCAACCGGATCGCAAGGGAGACGGAAAACCGTGTCGGGTTGCGACCTCGAATGGGAGCGAGATGGCGCCGGCTGGCCGAACCACGCCGCGAGCCGGATTGTCGACGTCGCGGGCCAGCGCCTCCACGTCCAGGTGGCGGGCAGCGGCCCCGTGCTGCTGTTGCTGCATGGCACCGCGGGTTCGACTCACACCTGGCGCGACATGCTCTCCCCGCTCGCACACCATTTCACCGTCGTCGCCCCCGACCTGCCCGGTCACGCGTTTTCTTCCTATCCCGGTCCGGTGGGCGTGACGCTGGCGGGCATGGCAGCCGCGGTTGTGCGGCTCGTGCATGCGCTCGGCGTCGAACCCGACCTCATCGTCGGCCATTCGGCGGGAGCGGCGATAGCGATGCGAATGTGCCTCGACCAGGGATTGGCGCCAACCGCCATCGTCAGCCTGAACGGAGCACTGCTGCCGTTCCAGGGCATCGCGGGGCATCTCTATCCACCGCTGGCCCGGGCGTTGTTCACCAATCCGTTGGCCATTCGCCTCGTCAACGCGCAAGCCCGTTCTTTGCATCGCATCGAGCGCCTCGTGCACCGTATGGGCTCGCGGATCGATCACGGCGGCCTTCAAACATACGCGCGACTTTTTCGTAGCCCTCGGCACGTTCGCGCCGCGATCGGAATGATGGCGGCATGGGACCTTCGCAGCCTCGAGCGCGATCTGCCGCGCCTCGAGATCCGTACCTTCCTCGTTGCAGCAACCGGTGACCTCGCCGTACCCTCGGACGTCGCCTTCGATGTCGCAGATCGCCTCCCCTATGGGGAGGTCATCTTGCTGCGCGGCCTCGGCCATCTCGCCCACGAGGAGGACCCGGCTGGCGCCGTCCGCCTCATCGAGGAGATGTGGTCGAGATGCGGTGAGCAACCGCCACGATCTGATCCATGA